One window of the Streptococcus parasanguinis ATCC 15912 genome contains the following:
- a CDS encoding carbohydrate ABC transporter permease, whose protein sequence is MKKSTIQKEKIDNVGIHSFSKKSNFFFTLLLTLVGLTCVLPFIFVVMISLTDEQSLAVHGFQFWPAKFGFDGYLFLVQFKDKILQALFITLFVTIVGTACNVFITTTYAYAISRSTFKYRKFFTVFSLLSMLFSAGLVPSYIVTTQLLQLGDTIGALIIPMLLSPFNIILMRTFFKRTIPEAILESARIDGASETRIFFQICLPLSLPGIATISLFTALGFWNDWFNALLYIKSDNLYPLQYLLMQIQNNMDYIAKNVGVSGQLAGAVQSIPRETGRMAMVVVATVPIAILYPFFQRYFVKGLTIGGVKE, encoded by the coding sequence ATGAAAAAATCAACCATTCAAAAAGAAAAAATTGATAATGTCGGGATCCATTCTTTCAGTAAGAAGAGCAACTTCTTCTTTACCTTGTTGTTGACCTTGGTCGGCTTGACCTGTGTGCTTCCCTTCATCTTCGTTGTCATGATCTCTTTGACAGACGAACAAAGTTTGGCAGTCCATGGATTCCAATTCTGGCCAGCAAAATTTGGATTTGATGGTTACCTCTTCTTGGTACAGTTCAAAGACAAAATCTTGCAAGCCCTCTTCATTACCTTGTTTGTGACCATTGTGGGAACAGCATGTAATGTCTTTATCACAACGACCTATGCTTACGCTATCTCACGGAGTACCTTTAAATACCGCAAGTTCTTTACCGTATTTTCACTCCTTAGTATGCTCTTTAGTGCAGGGTTGGTTCCAAGCTACATTGTGACCACTCAACTCTTGCAGTTGGGTGATACCATCGGGGCTTTGATTATCCCAATGTTGCTCAGTCCATTTAACATCATCTTGATGCGGACCTTCTTTAAACGGACCATTCCAGAAGCCATCCTTGAATCCGCTCGGATCGATGGGGCAAGTGAAACACGGATCTTCTTCCAAATCTGCTTGCCATTGTCTCTACCAGGGATTGCGACTATCAGTTTGTTCACTGCTTTAGGGTTCTGGAACGACTGGTTCAACGCCCTCCTCTATATTAAGAGTGACAACCTTTACCCATTGCAATACCTCTTGATGCAAATCCAAAACAATATGGATTACATCGCTAAAAACGTCGGGGTATCCGGCCAATTGGCAGGAGCTGTACAATCCATCCCACGGGAAACGGGACGTATGGCCATGGTGGTTGTGGCAACAGTGCCAATCGCCATTCTTTATCCATTCTTCCAACGCTACTTTGTAAAAGGCTTGACCATCGGTGGTGTGAAAGAATAA
- a CDS encoding methyltransferase domain-containing protein, with protein sequence MNTPIKPKLQRFQTATAFACPICQLDLELVGTSFKCPKGHSFDLAKFGYVNLAPQIKQSKDYDKENFQNRQLILEAGFYELILTAIGQKIPTSDARILDIGCGEGYYSRKLQEAYPKATFYAFDLSKESVQLAAKSDASWKVNWFVGDLAHLPIQSKSMDVILDIFSPANYAEFERVLKAEGVIIKVVPTSSHLKEIRQLAQDQLTKQSYSNQEILVHFEDHCQILSSETVSLTKSLTPEERQALLAMTPLLFHVDQEKIDWTQLTEITIEAELLVGKIKIQRT encoded by the coding sequence ATGAATACACCGATTAAACCAAAATTACAACGATTTCAAACAGCCACTGCTTTTGCCTGTCCCATCTGTCAATTGGACCTAGAACTTGTGGGGACCAGTTTTAAATGTCCCAAGGGCCATTCTTTTGATTTAGCGAAATTTGGCTATGTCAACCTGGCTCCCCAGATCAAACAATCGAAGGACTATGACAAAGAAAATTTCCAGAATCGCCAGCTAATCTTGGAAGCAGGTTTTTATGAGCTGATTCTAACAGCGATCGGACAAAAAATTCCGACCAGTGATGCCAGAATTCTAGATATCGGTTGCGGAGAAGGCTATTACTCCCGAAAGTTACAAGAAGCCTATCCCAAGGCTACTTTCTATGCCTTTGATCTTTCCAAGGAATCTGTGCAACTAGCTGCCAAGAGCGACGCTAGCTGGAAGGTCAATTGGTTTGTAGGAGACTTGGCTCATCTACCCATTCAATCCAAGAGTATGGATGTCATTTTGGACATCTTCTCCCCGGCTAATTACGCTGAATTTGAGCGTGTCTTAAAGGCTGAAGGTGTCATCATTAAGGTCGTTCCAACCTCTTCTCATCTAAAAGAAATTCGTCAGTTGGCCCAAGATCAATTGACCAAGCAGTCCTACTCCAACCAGGAAATTTTGGTGCACTTTGAAGACCACTGCCAGATCCTCTCATCCGAAACGGTCAGCCTCACCAAGAGTTTAACTCCTGAAGAACGCCAGGCGCTCCTCGCCATGACCCCTCTTCTATTTCACGTAGACCAAGAAAAAATCGACTGGACCCAACTCACAGAAATCACCATTGAAGCTGAGCTACTGGTTGGGAAAATCAAGATACAAAGGACGTAG
- a CDS encoding TetR/AcrR family transcriptional regulator, translated as MKRNTEELKEKLISVGIEEIRTNGIDRMSMRTIAQKCRVTHGAPYKHFGSKDRYIQVVMEHLSMFFLTNMIQGIDTSIDARTQLTLMGCNFVRFAQEETYLFEALFIKFPYNYLELSQETISVNSSLPGFEHFKSVALRLKDEEYLSSSDAEILIHFWSFIAGLALLVRSPVGESFKENDVQKTVRTMLDIYIKGDS; from the coding sequence ATGAAACGGAATACGGAAGAACTGAAAGAAAAGTTAATTTCGGTCGGCATTGAAGAAATCAGAACTAACGGGATTGACCGGATGTCTATGCGTACAATAGCTCAAAAATGTAGGGTGACTCATGGAGCTCCCTATAAGCATTTTGGAAGTAAAGATAGATATATTCAAGTGGTTATGGAACACTTATCAATGTTTTTTTTGACAAATATGATACAAGGGATTGATACTTCCATAGATGCAAGAACTCAACTAACTCTGATGGGCTGTAACTTTGTAAGGTTTGCCCAAGAAGAAACCTATCTATTTGAAGCATTATTTATCAAATTTCCATATAACTATTTGGAGCTATCCCAGGAAACTATTTCAGTCAACTCCTCTTTACCAGGATTTGAACATTTTAAGTCGGTAGCGTTAAGACTTAAAGATGAGGAATATCTTTCTAGTAGTGACGCAGAAATTTTGATCCATTTTTGGAGTTTTATTGCTGGTTTGGCTCTATTGGTAAGGAGTCCCGTTGGAGAAAGCTTTAAAGAGAATGATGTTCAAAAGACCGTCAGAACGATGCTTGATATTTATATAAAAGGAGATAGCTGA
- a CDS encoding NAD(P)H-dependent oxidoreductase, translating into MNVLIIYSHPNETSYNASILQTVQKHLAPEHRVKIVDLYKENFDPVLRFDERHKRRDLQHNEDMKPYKDLLSWADQLIFIFPTWWSGMPAILKGFIDRVFVAGFAYQNGPRGPVGQLDGKAWIITTHNTPKMFLPFSQDYAKVLKSQILKPCGIKPVKVTQVTRVEYMSDRQRKEELEKIAQIAKRI; encoded by the coding sequence ATGAATGTTTTAATAATCTATTCACATCCGAATGAAACAAGTTATAATGCATCAATCCTTCAAACTGTGCAAAAGCATTTAGCACCAGAGCATAGGGTTAAAATAGTAGACTTATATAAAGAAAACTTTGATCCGGTTTTACGTTTTGATGAAAGGCATAAAAGGAGAGATTTACAGCATAATGAAGACATGAAACCGTATAAAGATTTATTGAGTTGGGCGGATCAGTTGATTTTTATTTTCCCTACTTGGTGGAGTGGAATGCCAGCTATTTTAAAAGGTTTTATTGATCGTGTTTTTGTTGCAGGTTTTGCTTATCAGAATGGACCTCGAGGTCCGGTGGGGCAACTAGATGGAAAAGCGTGGATCATTACGACGCATAATACGCCAAAAATGTTTCTTCCTTTTTCTCAAGACTACGCAAAGGTTCTAAAATCCCAAATCTTGAAACCCTGTGGTATTAAACCGGTTAAAGTGACACAAGTTACACGAGTGGAGTATATGAGTGATCGTCAACGGAAAGAAGAACTCGAAAAAATCGCACAAATAGCCAAAAGGATTTAA
- a CDS encoding ABC transporter permease has protein sequence MKKFVRTLRENFIFLLMVLPGAAWLILFFYIPVFGNIVAFKDYHITGEGFIDSVMKSKWVGFDNFKFLFSSKDAYIITRNTVLYNLGFIFLGLIVSVGIAIIFSELRSKRVVKVLQTSMLFPYFLSWVIISFFTDAFLNVDKGLVNHILASFGMKAINFYSELWIWPALLLFLGIWKGFGYSSVMYYATIMGIDPTFYEAATVDGASKWQRIRNITIPQLSSLITVLTILAVGNIFRADFGLFYQIPHNAGALYSVTNVIDVYVYNGLTKSGDIGMTAAAGLYQSVVGLILVLISNIFARRIDKNSALF, from the coding sequence ATGAAAAAGTTTGTAAGGACTCTGAGAGAAAATTTCATTTTTCTTTTAATGGTCTTACCTGGTGCAGCGTGGTTAATCTTATTCTTCTATATTCCGGTTTTTGGAAATATCGTAGCATTTAAGGACTATCATATTACGGGAGAGGGCTTCATCGACAGTGTCATGAAGAGTAAGTGGGTTGGCTTTGACAACTTCAAGTTCCTCTTTAGTTCCAAAGATGCTTACATTATTACAAGAAACACGGTATTGTACAACTTAGGATTTATCTTCTTAGGATTGATTGTTTCCGTAGGGATTGCCATCATCTTTAGTGAGTTGAGATCAAAAAGAGTGGTCAAGGTGCTTCAAACCTCCATGCTCTTCCCATACTTCTTATCATGGGTTATCATCAGCTTCTTCACCGATGCCTTCCTTAACGTGGACAAAGGATTGGTCAACCACATCTTAGCTTCATTTGGTATGAAAGCCATCAATTTCTATTCGGAATTGTGGATCTGGCCAGCGCTTCTCCTCTTCTTAGGAATCTGGAAAGGCTTTGGTTATAGCAGTGTCATGTACTATGCAACCATCATGGGAATCGATCCAACCTTCTATGAAGCAGCGACCGTGGATGGTGCGTCTAAGTGGCAACGCATTCGCAACATCACCATTCCTCAGTTGTCTTCCTTGATTACAGTTTTGACCATTCTTGCAGTCGGAAATATCTTCCGCGCAGACTTCGGTCTTTTCTACCAAATCCCGCATAATGCTGGAGCGCTCTATAGCGTGACCAACGTTATTGATGTTTATGTCTACAACGGTTTGACCAAGTCAGGGGATATCGGGATGACAGCAGCAGCCGGTCTTTACCAATCGGTTGTCGGTTTAATTCTTGTTTTGATCTCAAATATCTTTGCTCGCCGCATTGATAAGAATTCCGCTCTCTTCTAG
- a CDS encoding sensor histidine kinase → MKRIWLSTLLKFYAYVMVAILTIMGLVVAGISWKNQQADADRIAQRVLTEVVTDLETSYQRVTQEGRSLVENPAKLEGVYRYFTLTPSEYETWRLNAQFPSYIQLSLHKNIDSLYLSNKNIEGIDVTLSDYKTVFVSTRQSKGGKQVSADHYKAPVTAIPVPLTDPTTGAGVGIAYMTLDQEILTATIDNARGDLPIAVRIFTPFGKEMYHEGDKGQSKDIKWQTRSTIYGYKVDVAVSESYLVKKGLANLTTFLSIAFLIFLILYLLLGQIFKNYRRQVLDLVDTMNLISQGDSERRIDTSTKDQELLVIGNMINTMLDNMDKNIRDIDQLQLSQKDANMRALQAQINPHFMYNTLEFIRMYAVMQEQDELGDIIYEFSSLLRNNISDERVTTVENELEFCRKYSYLCMVRYPKSIAYGFKIDPGLEKMKIPKFTIQPLVENYFAHGVDHKRKDNVISVKVLQGEGQVMILVSDNGRGMEEEQLEKIQEILANRNPRSEIEEKSGRQSIGIVNVHERMLLYFGDRYHIHVFSQPHHGVTYTITIQDE, encoded by the coding sequence ATGAAAAGAATCTGGTTAAGTACGCTTTTAAAATTTTACGCCTATGTCATGGTGGCCATTTTGACCATCATGGGCCTGGTCGTCGCGGGGATCTCTTGGAAAAACCAGCAAGCTGATGCAGATCGGATCGCCCAACGGGTTTTGACCGAAGTCGTGACGGATCTCGAGACCTCTTATCAGCGGGTTACACAAGAAGGCCGTAGTCTCGTTGAAAACCCTGCAAAATTAGAAGGAGTTTATCGCTATTTTACCTTGACGCCATCGGAATATGAGACTTGGCGATTGAATGCCCAATTCCCTTCTTATATCCAGTTGTCTCTACATAAGAATATTGATAGCCTCTATTTGAGCAATAAAAACATAGAGGGCATCGATGTCACCTTGTCTGATTACAAGACGGTATTTGTCTCCACACGGCAATCGAAGGGGGGCAAGCAGGTCTCAGCGGACCATTACAAGGCTCCTGTGACAGCTATTCCGGTTCCTTTGACAGACCCGACAACGGGAGCCGGAGTTGGGATTGCTTATATGACCTTGGACCAGGAAATTTTGACGGCAACGATTGATAATGCCAGAGGCGATCTTCCAATCGCTGTGCGGATCTTTACGCCCTTTGGGAAAGAGATGTACCATGAAGGGGATAAGGGACAATCGAAGGATATTAAATGGCAAACCCGTAGCACGATCTATGGCTACAAGGTGGATGTAGCTGTTTCTGAAAGTTATCTGGTCAAAAAGGGTCTAGCTAACCTGACCACTTTTCTCTCTATTGCTTTCCTAATTTTCTTGATCCTTTACTTGTTATTAGGTCAGATTTTCAAAAATTACCGGCGTCAAGTCCTCGATTTGGTCGATACCATGAATCTGATCAGTCAAGGCGATAGTGAACGAAGGATTGATACCTCGACCAAGGACCAAGAACTGCTGGTTATTGGTAATATGATCAATACCATGTTAGACAATATGGATAAGAATATTCGGGATATCGACCAGCTACAGCTCAGCCAAAAAGATGCCAATATGCGGGCACTACAAGCCCAGATCAATCCCCACTTCATGTACAATACACTGGAATTTATCCGGATGTACGCCGTCATGCAAGAGCAGGATGAATTGGGCGATATTATCTATGAGTTTAGTAGTCTCTTGCGCAATAATATCTCAGATGAGCGAGTGACGACAGTTGAAAATGAGCTCGAATTTTGCCGCAAATACAGCTACCTCTGTATGGTGCGTTATCCAAAATCGATTGCCTATGGCTTTAAGATCGATCCAGGCTTGGAAAAAATGAAGATTCCAAAATTTACTATCCAGCCTTTGGTTGAGAACTATTTTGCACATGGGGTGGACCACAAACGCAAGGATAATGTGATTAGTGTCAAAGTCTTGCAAGGAGAAGGGCAAGTCATGATCCTGGTTAGTGATAATGGGCGTGGGATGGAAGAAGAACAGCTAGAAAAAATTCAAGAGATACTAGCCAATCGCAATCCACGCTCAGAAATCGAAGAAAAGAGTGGCCGGCAGTCCATCGGAATTGTCAATGTCCATGAACGCATGCTACTCTATTTTGGAGATCGCTACCATATCCATGTCTTCTCCCAACCTCACCATGGAGTGACTTATACGATAACCATTCAAGATGAATAA
- a CDS encoding ABC transporter substrate-binding protein, with protein sequence MKNWKKYALASASVIALGATLAACGNLTGNNKKSATTEDGKPIIKMYQIGDKPDNLDTLLENANKIIEKKVGAKLDIQYLGWGDYAQKMNVIISSGENYDIAFANNYVINAQKGAYADLTELYKKEGKDLYKALDPAYIKGNTVNGKIYAVPVAANVASSQNFAFNGPLLEKYGIDVSNVKDYASLEPVLKAIKEKDPNVVPFAMNKSYGGPSDDFDYVAVDGLPFVVDLKGDTTKIVDRYTIPRYVENLKTLHKYYEAGYIPKDVATSDTGYDLSQDTWLVREETVGPADYGNSLLTRVANRKIDIKPFTELYKKNNTTQVANFVISNNSKNKEKAMEVLNLLNTDPELLNGLVYGPEGKNWEKVAGKENRVKVLDGYNGNTHMSGWNTGNNWILYINENVTDEQIAQSKKDLETAKESPALGFIFNTDKVKSEITALTNTLNQFAGAINTGTVDPEVEVPKMLEKLKSEGAYQKVLDEMQKQYDEFLASKK encoded by the coding sequence ATGAAAAATTGGAAAAAATACGCGTTAGCATCTGCTAGTGTCATCGCTCTTGGAGCTACTCTTGCTGCTTGTGGAAACCTTACAGGGAACAACAAGAAATCAGCAACAACTGAAGACGGGAAACCAATCATCAAGATGTACCAAATCGGTGACAAACCAGATAACTTGGATACCTTGTTAGAAAATGCCAACAAGATCATTGAAAAGAAAGTCGGCGCAAAATTGGATATCCAATACCTTGGTTGGGGTGACTACGCACAAAAAATGAACGTTATCATCTCATCTGGTGAAAACTATGATATCGCCTTTGCTAATAACTACGTGATCAACGCTCAAAAAGGTGCTTATGCTGACTTGACAGAATTGTACAAGAAAGAAGGGAAAGACCTTTACAAAGCACTTGACCCAGCTTACATCAAAGGGAATACTGTAAACGGCAAGATCTATGCTGTTCCAGTAGCAGCTAACGTTGCATCTTCTCAAAACTTTGCCTTCAACGGACCACTTCTTGAAAAATATGGTATCGACGTTTCAAACGTGAAAGACTATGCTTCCCTTGAACCAGTCTTGAAAGCCATCAAAGAAAAAGATCCAAACGTTGTTCCATTTGCAATGAACAAGAGCTACGGTGGACCTTCAGATGACTTCGACTATGTGGCTGTTGATGGACTTCCATTCGTAGTTGACTTGAAAGGTGACACCACTAAGATCGTTGACCGTTATACAATTCCACGTTATGTAGAAAACTTGAAGACTCTTCACAAATACTACGAAGCAGGATACATTCCAAAAGACGTAGCAACTAGCGACACTGGTTATGATCTTTCTCAAGATACATGGTTGGTTCGTGAAGAAACAGTAGGACCAGCTGACTACGGTAACAGCTTGCTTACTCGTGTAGCAAACCGTAAGATCGACATCAAACCATTTACTGAACTTTACAAGAAGAACAACACTACTCAAGTAGCTAACTTTGTTATCTCAAACAACTCTAAGAACAAAGAAAAAGCCATGGAAGTGTTGAACCTCTTGAACACTGATCCAGAACTTTTGAACGGCCTTGTTTATGGACCAGAAGGCAAGAATTGGGAAAAAGTTGCCGGCAAAGAAAACCGTGTCAAAGTCTTGGATGGCTACAACGGAAACACTCACATGTCTGGATGGAACACTGGTAACAACTGGATTCTTTACATCAACGAAAACGTAACAGATGAACAAATTGCACAATCTAAGAAAGATTTGGAAACTGCAAAAGAATCCCCAGCACTTGGCTTCATCTTTAACACAGATAAAGTGAAATCAGAAATCACAGCTCTTACAAATACTTTGAACCAATTCGCAGGTGCGATCAATACTGGTACTGTGGATCCAGAAGTAGAAGTTCCTAAGATGCTTGAAAAATTGAAATCAGAAGGTGCTTACCAAAAAGTACTTGATGAAATGCAAAAACAATACGACGAATTCCTTGCTTCTAAAAAATAA
- a CDS encoding ABC transporter ATP-binding protein, which produces MILQAKNISKQYGNHLAVNNIHLQFEKGTFNAILGPNGAGKSTTISMLIGLKQATQGEIIYEPGTKIGVVFQTSVLDEMLTVRENLTIRARQYKGIKPNHVSDLIDHLGLSAFQKQKYGTLSGGQKRRVDIARALLSQPDILFLDEPTTGLDIQTRKSIWDLLYQLQREEKMTVVLTTHYLDEADEADQIYIVDHGKVIAQGSARDIKSQYAKNILKIRFKEMQQIESPENSGMSVEQQGSLEYVFQPESEREAIDYLAQVRDKIAHFEFRPGTMDDAFIALTGREVR; this is translated from the coding sequence ATGATATTACAAGCTAAAAACATAAGCAAACAGTATGGAAATCATTTAGCCGTAAACAATATTCACTTACAGTTTGAAAAGGGAACGTTTAATGCGATTCTAGGACCAAATGGGGCGGGGAAATCAACTACGATTTCCATGTTGATTGGTTTGAAACAAGCAACGCAAGGTGAAATCATCTATGAACCAGGTACTAAAATTGGTGTGGTCTTCCAGACTAGTGTCTTAGATGAGATGCTAACGGTTAGAGAAAATCTGACCATTCGTGCCAGACAGTACAAAGGCATAAAACCAAATCATGTGTCTGATCTTATTGATCATCTAGGCCTATCAGCTTTCCAAAAGCAGAAATACGGGACGCTTTCAGGTGGCCAAAAGCGTCGGGTTGACATTGCGCGTGCTCTGCTCTCACAACCAGACATTCTTTTCTTAGACGAACCAACGACAGGTTTGGATATCCAAACCCGGAAGTCTATTTGGGATTTGCTCTATCAATTGCAGAGAGAAGAGAAAATGACTGTTGTTTTGACCACGCATTATCTTGACGAGGCAGATGAAGCTGATCAGATTTATATTGTGGACCATGGGAAAGTGATTGCTCAGGGATCAGCACGAGATATTAAGAGCCAGTATGCAAAAAACATCTTGAAGATTCGTTTCAAGGAGATGCAGCAGATAGAAAGTCCTGAAAATTCAGGAATGTCAGTAGAACAACAGGGATCATTAGAATATGTTTTTCAACCCGAGAGTGAAAGGGAAGCCATTGATTATCTGGCACAAGTTAGAGATAAAATAGCCCATTTTGAGTTTCGTCCAGGGACCATGGATGATGCCTTTATTGCACTTACAGGAAGGGAGGTTCGCTAA
- a CDS encoding beta-N-acetylhexosaminidase, giving the protein MVTFTGLSPKQAQSIEVLNNHISLPDVEVAVAQSDQASISIKGEKGQYQLTYRKPHQLYRALSVLATALAEGDKVEIEEQAAYEDLAYMADCSRNAVINVASAKQMIEVLALMGYSTFELYMEDTYQIEGQPYFGYFRGAYSAEELQEIESYAQQFDMTFVPCIQTLAHLSAFVKWGVKEVQQLRDVEDILLIGEEKVYDLIDGMFATLSKLQTRKVNIGMDEAHLVGLGRYLILNGIVDRSLLMCQHLERVLDIADKYGFHCQMWSDMFFKLMSADGQYDREVEIPEETRVYLDRLKDRVTLVYWDYYQDSEEKYNRNFRNHHKISQDIAFAGGAWKWIGFTPHNQFSRLVAIEANKACRANQIKEVIVTGWADNGGETAQFSILPSLQIWAELSYRNDLERLSTHFKTNTGLSVEDFMQLDLANLLPDLPGNIHGINPNRYVFYQDVLCPILDKHMTPEQDKPHFAQAAEILSDIKEKAGVYAYLFETQAQLNAILSSKVDVGRRIREAYHAGDKESLRQIAREELPKLRSQIENFHALFSHQWLKENKVFGLDTVDIRMGGLLQRIKRAESRIEDYLAGSITCIDELEVEILPFNDFYGDQDFAATTANQWHTIATASTIYTT; this is encoded by the coding sequence ATGGTAACTTTTACAGGACTTAGTCCCAAACAAGCCCAATCTATCGAAGTATTAAACAATCACATTTCTCTACCAGATGTAGAAGTGGCAGTCGCTCAGTCTGACCAAGCTTCTATCTCTATCAAGGGTGAGAAGGGGCAGTATCAACTGACCTACCGTAAACCTCATCAACTCTACCGTGCTTTATCTGTGCTAGCAACAGCTTTAGCAGAAGGGGACAAGGTAGAGATTGAAGAGCAGGCGGCCTATGAAGATTTAGCCTATATGGCGGACTGTTCGCGCAATGCCGTGATCAATGTCGCATCAGCCAAGCAGATGATCGAAGTTCTAGCTCTCATGGGCTACTCAACCTTTGAGCTTTACATGGAAGACACCTATCAAATCGAGGGGCAACCTTACTTTGGTTATTTCCGTGGAGCTTATTCTGCTGAAGAGTTACAGGAAATCGAAAGCTACGCCCAACAGTTTGACATGACTTTTGTCCCCTGCATCCAAACCTTGGCTCACTTATCAGCCTTTGTCAAATGGGGTGTCAAGGAAGTGCAGCAACTCCGCGATGTAGAAGATATCCTCCTCATCGGTGAAGAAAAAGTCTACGACCTGATTGACGGTATGTTTGCGACGTTATCTAAACTACAAACTCGCAAGGTCAACATCGGGATGGATGAAGCCCACTTGGTTGGTTTGGGACGCTACCTTATCTTGAACGGTATTGTGGACCGTAGTCTCCTTATGTGTCAACACTTGGAGCGCGTGCTGGATATTGCGGACAAGTACGGTTTCCACTGCCAGATGTGGAGCGATATGTTCTTCAAGCTCATGTCAGCAGATGGCCAGTACGACCGTGAGGTGGAAATTCCAGAAGAAACGCGTGTTTACCTTGACCGTCTCAAAGACCGTGTGACCTTGGTTTACTGGGATTATTATCAAGATAGCGAGGAAAAATACAACCGAAACTTCCGTAATCACCATAAGATTAGTCAGGATATTGCCTTTGCTGGTGGTGCCTGGAAGTGGATTGGTTTTACGCCCCACAACCAATTTAGTCGCTTAGTAGCTATTGAAGCCAATAAAGCCTGCCGTGCCAACCAGATCAAGGAAGTCATCGTGACGGGATGGGCAGATAATGGTGGGGAAACAGCCCAGTTCTCTATTCTACCAAGTCTGCAAATCTGGGCGGAACTCAGCTACCGCAATGATTTAGAGCGTTTATCTACTCATTTCAAGACCAATACAGGCCTCTCAGTTGAGGACTTCATGCAGCTGGATCTAGCCAACCTCTTGCCAGACCTACCAGGTAATATACATGGTATCAACCCCAACCGCTATGTCTTTTATCAGGATGTCCTCTGTCCAATCCTTGACAAGCACATGACTCCTGAACAGGACAAACCACACTTTGCCCAGGCAGCTGAGATTCTTTCTGACATTAAAGAAAAAGCTGGTGTTTACGCCTATCTCTTTGAGACCCAGGCTCAGTTGAATGCTATTTTAAGTAGTAAAGTGGATGTAGGTCGACGCATCCGTGAGGCCTATCACGCAGGTGATAAAGAGAGTTTGCGACAAATTGCTAGAGAAGAATTGCCAAAATTAAGAAGCCAGATTGAAAACTTCCATGCTCTCTTTAGCCACCAATGGTTGAAAGAAAACAAGGTCTTTGGTTTGGATACCGTAGATATCCGGATGGGTGGACTCTTGCAACGGATCAAGCGAGCAGAAAGTCGGATTGAAGACTATCTAGCTGGTTCCATCACATGTATCGATGAACTAGAAGTAGAAATCTTGCCATTCAACGATTTCTACGGAGATCAGGACTTCGCAGCCACAACGGCTAATCAATGGCATACCATTGCGACTGCTTCGACCATTTATACAACGTAA
- a CDS encoding YesL family protein: protein MGKIIEFIFTRVYVAMLVTGIFWVLTICGGVLLGVGPAGTTVMSLYAENGMSYKDYHWSRAWELFKENLVPANQVFYTFFAIEGVLLYGMYLMIQIPHLNFFQILVLLFNLVFLLVAPLAYAVYLKLQVHFDLSYANSIKLSLIGMLLDIRPVLKLILGTALLGVISYYMPALLFFVLIGVWHFFVNDIFDPVYQNIHEKLVS, encoded by the coding sequence ATGGGAAAAATCATTGAGTTCATTTTTACGAGAGTCTATGTTGCTATGCTGGTAACAGGGATTTTTTGGGTTTTGACGATCTGTGGGGGTGTTCTGCTAGGAGTAGGACCAGCCGGCACCACAGTTATGAGCCTCTATGCAGAAAATGGCATGTCTTACAAAGACTATCACTGGTCACGCGCTTGGGAACTCTTCAAAGAAAATCTGGTCCCAGCCAATCAAGTCTTTTACACCTTCTTTGCGATTGAAGGGGTTCTCCTCTATGGCATGTATCTCATGATCCAGATTCCTCACTTGAATTTCTTCCAAATTTTGGTTCTCTTGTTTAATCTGGTTTTCCTCTTGGTTGCGCCTTTAGCTTATGCCGTTTATTTGAAATTGCAAGTTCATTTCGATCTCTCTTATGCCAACAGTATCAAGCTCAGTTTGATCGGAATGTTGCTGGATATTCGTCCAGTTCTGAAGCTCATCCTTGGAACAGCGCTACTTGGCGTCATTAGCTACTATATGCCAGCCCTTCTCTTTTTCGTCTTGATCGGTGTATGGCATTTCTTTGTCAATGATATCTTTGACCCTGTCTATCAAAATATCCACGAAAAATTGGTATCCTAA